Proteins encoded in a region of the Planococcus citri chromosome 1, ihPlaCitr1.1, whole genome shotgun sequence genome:
- the LOC135836229 gene encoding uncharacterized protein LOC135836229: MVYPESKKPITKADVAGYEKLHFRSVVGGLGFVANATRPDIAYAVNQLSRNQENPKLKDWRLMKRVIDYLRGSAKLVRALGDTISWKREKDTVVHEDNLPAEYLAKSKKTGRLKHVDISYHMTKDLVEKGRLIVKREESKNQTAVFLMKPLDPKLFCRCREECMDGNSEGANP; this comes from the exons ATGGTGTATCCAGAGTCCAAGAAGCCGATTACCAAGGCAGATGTGGCTGGATATGAGAAGCTTCATTTCCGAAGCGTAGTAGGTGGTCTGGGTTTTGTAGCAAATGCAACAAGACCAGATATTGCCTATGCAGTCAATCAACTGAGTAGGAATCAGGAGAATCCAAAGTTGAAGGATTGGAGATTGATGAAAAGAGTCATCGATTATCTCCGAGGCAGTGCTAAGTTAGTGCGTG CCTTGGGAGACACCATCAGTTggaagagagagaaagatacCGTTGTTCATGAAGATAATCTTCCTGCTGAGTATCTGGCTAAATCTAAGAAAACTGGTAGACTGAAACATGTTGATATCAGTTATCACATGACGAAAGATTTGGTAGAGAAAGGTAGACTGATTGTCAAGAGAGAGGAGTCTAAGAATCAAACAGCTGTTTTCTTGATGAAACCTCTTGATCCCAAGCTGTTCTGCAGGTGCAGAGAAGAGTGTATGGATGGAAATTCGGAGGGAGCAAATCCCTGA